One segment of Brassica napus cultivar Da-Ae chromosome C3, Da-Ae, whole genome shotgun sequence DNA contains the following:
- the LOC106362085 gene encoding uncharacterized protein LOC106362085: MDSTSAADNIREDAVSKVLGKDKPGRVRGFGRGITANKLAYLQFRDAKIAEMKSEIEELKGMVRELAEKKKSNVDAETSESSGGFKEGVRVQILDWIESEDVVVGEGEFCSAEPKYKIGRIPIGPNAVAIVVKYALSASASLWRPTTDVLTLDEAVGYKISWPMDKVILDKDPNCSEDLSMQSKEGEYRRCKIYDWTNDEDEVIAEGLVCSSKSKDMVNNIPLGPNAVSVEVVKVFNDQAYLWRPTADMFLIGDALSEKIAWPVLKVEVMPTPATEVTPTKCAGKKIASPSKPAKKKAVSPGSTSSTRSPKQKCTLLDCNNSGRKVAEGRVASTDPNELCHFVPLGPNASKVWIDVAKIGDAKVWRPNSEIEYISDAMGSVVAWPNDKIKFV; this comes from the exons ATGGACTCCACATCAGCTGCTGATAACATAAGGGAAGATGCTGTGAGCAAGGTTTTGGGAAAAGACAAACCTGGACGAGTAAGGGGCTTTGGTAGAGGGATTACAGCTAATAAGCTAGCATATCTGCAATTTAGAGACGCTAAGATTGCAGAAATGAAAAGTGAGATTGAAGAGTTAAAGGGGATGGTGCGAGAATTAGCTGAGAAGAAG AAAAGTAATGTTGATGCTGAAACATCTGAGAGTAGTGGTGGATTCAAAGAAGGAGTCAGAGTACAAATACTGGATTGGATTGAATCAGAGGATGTTGTTGTTGGTGAAGGAGAATTCTGCTCTGCTGAACCGAAGTACAAAATTGGTCGTATACCAATTGGTCCTAATGCAGTGGCTATCGTAGTTAAGTATGCACTAAGCGCATCAGCTTCACTCTGGAGGCCTACTACGGATGTGTTAACTCTTGATGAAGCTGTGGGATACAAGATATCTTGGCCAATGGATAAAGTGATTTTGGATAAGGATCCAAACTGTTCTGAAGATTTATCTAtg CAAAGCAAGGAAGGTGAATATCGAAGATGCAAGATATATGATTGGACCAATGATGAGGACGAGGTCATTGCTGAAGGTCTCGTGTGCTCTTCAAAATCCAAAGACATGGTTAACAACATACCTCTGGGTCCCAATGCTGTTAGTGTCGAAGTAGTGAAGGTGTTCAATGATCAAGCATATTTGTGGAGGCCAACCGCTGATATGTTCTTGATTGGTGATGCACTTAGCGAGAAAATAGCATGGCCAGTCCTAAAGGTTGAAGTCATGCCTACACCCGCTACAGAAGTAACACCAACTAAATGTGCAGGGAAGAAAATAGCATCACCTTCGAAGCCAGCCAAGAAAAAAGCAGTG AGTCCAGGCAGCACTAGTTCGACCAGAAGTCCGAAGCAGAAGTGCACTCTCTTGGATTGCAACAACTCTGGACGTAAGGTAGCTGAAGGAAGGGTAGCTTCAACGGATCCGAATGAGTTGTGCCACTTTGTACCCCTAGGTCCAAATGCAAGCAAGGTGTGGATTGATGTGGCTAAGATCGGTGATGCAAAAGTCTGGAGGCCAAATTCAGAGATTGAATACATATCTGATGCAATGGGTTCGGTTGTGGCATGGCCAAATGACAAAATCAAGTTTGTCTAA
- the LOC106389424 gene encoding xyloglucan endotransglucosylase/hydrolase — MTVSSTPWALVALFLMASSNVMAIPPRKAIDVPFGRNYVPTWAFDHQKQLNGGSELQLILDKYTGTGFQSKGSYLFGHFSMHIKLPAGDTAGVVTAFYLSSTNNEHDEIDFEFLGNRTGQPVILQTNVFTGGKGNREQRIYLWFDPSKAYHTYSVLWNLYQIVFFVDNIPIRVFKNAKDLGVRFPFNQPMKLYSSLWNADDWATRGGLEKTNWANAPFIASYRGFHIDGCQASVEAKYCATQGRMWWDQNEFRDLDAEQYRRLKWVRMKWTIYNYCTDRTRFPVMPAECKRDRDV; from the exons ATGACTGTTTCTTCAACTCCATGGGCTCTCGTAGCTCTGTTTCTGATGGCCTCTTCTAATGTAATGGCAATTCCTCCACGGAAAGCCATTGATGTGCCATTCGGCCGAAACTACGTCCCAACTTGGGCTTTTGACCACCAGAAGCAACTCAATGGCGGTTCCGAACTCCAACTCATCCTCGACAAATACACTG GGACAGGGTTTCAATCCAAAGGGTCATATTTGTTCGGACATTTCAGTATGCACATAAAGCTGCCAGCTGGTGATACCGCTGGGGTCGTCACTGCATTTTAT CTGTCGTCGACTAACAACGAGCATGACGAGATAGATTTCGAGTTTCTCGGGAACAGGACAGGCCAGCCAGTAATATTGCAGACCAATGTGTTCACAGGAGGAAAGGGAAACAGAGAGCAACGCATCTATCTCTGGTTCGACCCTTCAAAGGCTTATCATACTTACTCCGTCCTCTGGAATCTCTACCAAATTGT ATTCTTTGTTGACAACATACCAATCCGTGTGTTCAAGAACGCTAAGGATCTAGGAGTACGTTTCCCATTCAACCAACCGATGAAGCTATACTCGAGCCTTTGGAACGCTGACGATTGGGCCACGAGAGGAGGGCTAGAGAAAACCAATTGGGCTAATGCACCCTTCATAGCTTCCTACAGAGGATTCCACATCGACGGCTGCCAAGCTTCTGTGGAAGCCAAGTACTGTGCTACCCAAGGCCGCATGTGGTGGGATCAGAATGAGTTCCGTGACCTTGATGCCGAACAATATCGTCGCCTCAAATGGGTCCGCATGAAATGGACCATCTATAACTACTGTACCGACCGTACAAGGTTCCCAGTTATGCCAGCCGAATGTAAAAGGGACAGAGACGTGTGA